A part of Solibacillus sp. FSL H8-0538 genomic DNA contains:
- a CDS encoding glycosyltransferase family protein: MNLAILQARMSSSRLPGKVMKLLLGKPMLLRQIERIKRSNGIDALIVATTTEVEDDEIAFMCKENNILCYRGSLENVLDRFYKISIKYQPDNIIRLTGDCPLIDPDIIDKVIECHLNNGNDYTSNIIPPTFPDGLDTEVFTVNALEKIYNEANRPSLKEHVTLYVNENPYLFKRENVVNTVDLSLHRWTVDEQEDYELVCRIYENLFPENPNFNMHDILHFLEDYKELQKVNAIFTRNEGLTKSLQREK; this comes from the coding sequence ATGAATTTAGCTATTCTTCAAGCACGCATGTCATCAAGTAGGCTGCCTGGTAAAGTTATGAAGCTATTATTGGGTAAACCCATGCTTCTTAGACAAATAGAACGAATTAAGAGAAGTAATGGAATTGATGCTTTAATCGTAGCAACAACAACAGAAGTGGAGGATGATGAGATAGCATTTATGTGTAAAGAAAATAACATTCTATGTTATCGTGGGAGTTTGGAAAACGTATTAGATCGTTTTTATAAAATTTCAATTAAATACCAACCAGATAATATCATACGTCTGACGGGTGACTGTCCTCTAATTGATCCAGATATTATTGATAAGGTTATTGAATGTCATTTAAATAATGGAAATGATTATACAAGTAACATTATTCCACCTACGTTCCCAGATGGTTTAGATACGGAAGTGTTTACAGTAAATGCACTTGAAAAAATATATAATGAGGCTAATCGACCATCATTAAAGGAGCATGTAACTTTATATGTTAATGAGAATCCGTATCTATTTAAGAGAGAAAATGTAGTAAATACAGTAGATTTATCCCTCCATAGATGGACGGTGGATGAGCAGGAAGACTATGAATTAGTATGTAGAATTTATGAGAATTTATTTCCGGAAAATCCGAATTTCAATATGCATGATATATTACATTTTTTAGAGGATTACAAAGAATTACAAAAAGTGAATGCAATTTTTACGAGAAATGAAGGGTTGACAAAATCGCTTCAACGAGAAAAATAG
- a CDS encoding aminotransferase class III-fold pyridoxal phosphate-dependent enzyme yields the protein MSRTYEQSELILERAKKSIPLGAQTYSKSITQLPYGVSPYFASRGEGAYLYDVDGNKYIDFINSQAAITLGYNNSEVNLAVKNQLENGSIFSLSHSLETEVAEKIIEMVPCAEMVRFGKNGSDATAGAVRLARAYTSRQYIAVCGYHGWQDWYIGSTTKDLGVPDAVKELTLTFEYNNLNSLQKLFEKYPNQIAAVIIEPMNVKEPEPGFLEEVKTITHQNDAILIFDEMITGFRFANGGAQEYFGTIPDLATFGKGLTNGFPLSAITGKKEIMILMEEVFYSFTFGGETLSLAAALATMNKLQREPVLEAIKQKGIKVIETVSKIIDQYKLTDVLSVSGHPSWSFLNIKDTEHYSSYEIKTFYMQEMFKRGILAYGTHNISYAHSEADLNQLFTAYDEILEKLALYLESNSLLKYLDCEPLVPLFKVR from the coding sequence ATGTCTAGAACATACGAACAGTCAGAATTAATTTTAGAGAGAGCAAAAAAATCTATTCCACTTGGTGCTCAAACATATAGCAAAAGTATTACTCAGTTGCCGTACGGTGTTTCGCCTTACTTTGCTAGCCGTGGTGAAGGAGCATATTTATATGATGTTGATGGAAATAAGTACATTGATTTTATAAATAGTCAGGCGGCAATTACTCTGGGATATAATAATTCAGAAGTTAATCTTGCTGTCAAAAATCAATTAGAAAACGGTTCTATTTTTTCTTTGTCCCATTCACTTGAAACAGAAGTAGCTGAAAAAATAATAGAAATGGTACCTTGCGCGGAAATGGTTCGTTTTGGTAAAAATGGTTCTGACGCTACAGCAGGTGCTGTTAGACTAGCACGTGCCTATACAAGTAGACAATATATAGCTGTGTGTGGTTACCATGGATGGCAAGATTGGTATATTGGCTCTACAACTAAGGATTTAGGGGTGCCTGATGCCGTTAAAGAATTGACATTAACATTTGAATATAATAATTTGAATTCATTACAAAAGTTATTTGAAAAATATCCAAATCAAATTGCAGCAGTGATTATAGAACCAATGAATGTTAAGGAGCCAGAGCCAGGATTTTTAGAAGAGGTTAAAACTATAACGCACCAAAATGATGCCATATTAATTTTTGATGAAATGATTACAGGATTTAGATTTGCAAATGGAGGAGCTCAAGAATACTTCGGAACAATACCTGATTTAGCCACTTTTGGCAAGGGATTAACTAATGGATTTCCTTTATCAGCTATAACAGGTAAAAAGGAAATTATGATTTTAATGGAGGAAGTTTTCTATTCTTTTACATTTGGAGGTGAAACGCTATCATTAGCGGCAGCACTTGCAACTATGAATAAATTACAAAGAGAACCCGTTTTAGAAGCTATTAAACAAAAAGGTATTAAAGTAATAGAAACTGTTTCTAAGATAATCGATCAATATAAATTAACTGATGTGTTATCAGTTTCTGGACATCCAAGTTGGTCGTTTTTAAATATTAAGGATACTGAACATTATTCTAGTTATGAAATTAAAACATTCTATATGCAGGAAATGTTTAAAAGAGGAATTTTAGCTTATGGTACGCACAATATTAGCTATGCTCACTCAGAAGCGGATTTAAATCAGTTATTTACTGCATATGATGAAATTTTGGAGAAGTTAGCTTTATATTTAGAATCAAATTCTCTATTAAAATATTTAGATTGCGAACCTCTAGTTCCATTATTTAAAGTAAGGTAA
- a CDS encoding class I SAM-dependent methyltransferase → MRNFQKEIFLESEGDKWYLRNNMKLVNEIEMNFYSKFLSDGKKILEIGCSNGTKLDFLRQRYNCEFFGIDPSSEAVEIGSKKFPGIILNIGTADNLNFEDEFFDFVIFGFCFYLIDRDLISKVVAEADRVLKNKGYLGITDFDVKIPQTREYSHFEGVKTFKMDYSQLFLTYPHFVLADKCCYSHNSDLFVDDINERVSSVVLYKDHSGAYSLI, encoded by the coding sequence ATGAGGAATTTTCAAAAAGAAATATTTCTTGAATCTGAAGGTGATAAGTGGTATTTGAGAAATAATATGAAATTAGTCAATGAAATTGAAATGAATTTTTATTCGAAATTTCTTTCTGATGGAAAAAAAATCTTAGAAATTGGATGTTCTAATGGCACAAAATTAGATTTCCTAAGACAAAGATATAATTGTGAATTTTTTGGAATAGATCCTTCTTCTGAAGCCGTTGAAATAGGGAGTAAAAAATTTCCTGGAATTATTTTAAATATAGGTACAGCAGATAATTTGAATTTTGAAGATGAATTTTTTGACTTCGTAATATTTGGATTTTGTTTTTATTTGATTGATAGGGATTTAATTTCTAAAGTTGTTGCAGAAGCAGATAGAGTTCTTAAGAATAAAGGATATTTAGGAATAACAGATTTTGATGTTAAAATACCACAAACGAGAGAGTATAGTCATTTTGAAGGAGTGAAAACATTTAAAATGGATTATTCGCAATTATTTCTAACATATCCTCATTTTGTTCTTGCGGATAAATGTTGTTACTCCCATAATTCGGACCTTTTTGTTGATGACATAAATGAAAGGGTTAGTTCAGTAGTTTTATACAAAGATCATAGTGGAGCATATTCCTTAATATAA
- the pseG gene encoding UDP-2,4-diacetamido-2,4,6-trideoxy-beta-L-altropyranose hydrolase, giving the protein MNIFIRVDASVELGTGHLMRCLTLANRIKKEGKEVSFICRRAKGDCIQLIKDNGFEVYTLPAVELSLWVYAKIEWQIDATQTIEILRKFNVQQVVVDHYSLDEKWEKQIRPFTKEVMVIDDLANRPHDCDLLLDQNYYLNMGSRYNGLVPSHAKLLLGPQHVLLREEFKEARKYIKPFNGKVERLFIFFGGSDPTNETEKVLRAIKPLVQKYRLKADVVVGNTNPKKEVIEALCTEITGVSYQGQINNMAELMARADLAIGAGGATTWERIYLQLPSIVITVADNQIEIAKAVHFKQLCFYLTHYSEVCPYMISDFLEYILYSPKCIENSILNMHNFIIN; this is encoded by the coding sequence ATGAATATATTTATTAGAGTAGATGCTTCAGTAGAACTTGGAACAGGGCATTTGATGCGCTGCTTAACACTAGCAAACAGAATAAAAAAAGAAGGTAAAGAAGTTTCCTTTATTTGTCGTAGAGCTAAAGGGGACTGTATTCAATTAATAAAGGATAATGGTTTTGAAGTTTATACGCTACCTGCCGTAGAATTATCATTATGGGTTTATGCAAAAATAGAGTGGCAAATAGATGCTACACAAACTATCGAGATTTTACGTAAATTTAATGTTCAGCAAGTTGTGGTTGATCATTATTCATTAGATGAAAAGTGGGAAAAACAAATTCGTCCTTTTACAAAGGAAGTTATGGTCATTGATGATTTAGCGAATCGCCCACATGATTGTGATTTACTGCTAGACCAAAATTATTATTTGAATATGGGGTCACGGTATAATGGATTAGTACCATCGCATGCAAAGTTGTTACTGGGGCCACAGCATGTCCTTTTACGTGAGGAATTCAAAGAGGCAAGAAAGTACATTAAGCCTTTTAATGGAAAAGTAGAGAGACTATTTATTTTCTTTGGTGGGAGTGATCCTACAAATGAAACAGAAAAGGTACTTCGAGCTATTAAGCCACTGGTGCAAAAGTATCGATTAAAAGCAGATGTTGTTGTTGGCAATACTAATCCTAAAAAAGAAGTGATTGAAGCTTTATGTACTGAAATAACTGGAGTTTCATATCAGGGTCAAATTAATAACATGGCAGAGTTAATGGCAAGAGCTGATTTAGCTATCGGTGCAGGCGGTGCGACAACCTGGGAGCGTATTTATTTACAATTACCAAGTATTGTTATTACAGTTGCTGATAATCAAATTGAAATTGCGAAAGCTGTTCATTTCAAACAGCTGTGCTTCTATTTAACTCATTATAGTGAGGTTTGTCCTTATATGATTAGTGATTTTTTAGAGTATATACTATATTCACCTAAATGTATTGAAAATAGTATTTTGAATATGCATAATTTTATTATTAATTGA
- a CDS encoding formyltransferase family protein codes for MNILYLGPLSSNFFNNLKSFSDNIIQTEERITIEFLKKHSIELIVSYGYRHIISKELIGFMKNRIVNLHISYLPWNRGADPNFWSFLENTKKGVTVHLIDGGIDTGPIIVQKEVTFSHNITLRQSYAILSNELEKLFFENWSNIRIGNFEAVPQNFEIGNIHFIKDKKKYEHLLTNGWDTPVSKLNELRPKNEI; via the coding sequence ATGAATATTTTGTATTTGGGTCCGTTAAGTTCTAATTTTTTTAACAATTTAAAGAGTTTTTCAGATAATATAATTCAAACTGAAGAACGTATAACAATTGAATTTTTAAAAAAACATTCTATTGAATTGATAGTAAGCTATGGGTATAGACATATTATATCTAAAGAATTAATTGGATTTATGAAGAATAGAATTGTTAATCTTCATATTTCATATTTACCTTGGAATCGAGGGGCAGATCCTAACTTTTGGAGTTTTTTAGAAAATACTAAAAAAGGGGTAACTGTTCATTTAATCGATGGAGGTATTGATACTGGACCAATTATTGTACAAAAAGAAGTAACTTTCTCACATAATATAACTCTTCGCCAAAGTTATGCTATCCTTTCTAATGAACTTGAAAAACTCTTTTTTGAGAATTGGTCAAATATTCGAATAGGGAATTTTGAAGCAGTCCCTCAAAATTTTGAGATAGGAAATATACATTTTATTAAGGATAAAAAGAAATATGAACATTTATTAACAAACGGTTGGGATACACCTGTTTCAAAACTGAATGAATTGAGGCCAAAAAATGAAATTTGA
- the pseI gene encoding pseudaminic acid synthase, which yields MKFETSLLTNSTQPFIIAEMSGNHNQSLERALEIVDAAAKAGAHALKIQTYTADTLTLNIETEDFMIRDEDSLWEGKSLYELYGEAYTPWEWHKPIFDRAKELGMIAFSTPFDDTAVDFLEYLEVPLYKIASFENTDLPLIKKVASTGKPMIVSTGMATVAELYELVTTAKAAGCKDLILLKCTSTYPATPENTNISTIPHMRELFDVQVGLSDHTMGTGVSVAAVALGATVIEKHFTLNRADGGVDSAFSMEPTEMQSLVEETKRAWQAIGKVKYGPTEKEKSSLKFRRSLYVSEDLRAGDFFTNDNVKIVRPGYGLEPKYIESVLGKKAKTDIVRGTPLNWKLLI from the coding sequence ATGAAATTTGAAACGTCGTTATTAACGAATTCAACACAGCCATTTATTATCGCAGAAATGTCTGGAAATCATAATCAATCATTAGAACGTGCGTTAGAAATTGTTGATGCCGCAGCTAAAGCAGGAGCTCATGCATTAAAAATTCAAACCTATACAGCTGATACACTAACACTCAATATTGAAACTGAAGATTTTATGATTCGTGATGAAGACAGTTTGTGGGAAGGTAAGTCATTGTATGAATTATATGGAGAAGCCTATACACCATGGGAATGGCATAAGCCAATTTTTGATCGTGCGAAGGAATTAGGTATGATTGCGTTTAGTACACCTTTTGATGATACAGCTGTTGATTTTTTAGAGTACCTTGAGGTGCCATTATATAAGATTGCTTCATTCGAGAATACCGATTTACCATTGATTAAAAAAGTTGCTTCAACTGGGAAACCTATGATTGTATCAACTGGTATGGCTACAGTTGCAGAACTTTACGAATTAGTAACTACAGCAAAAGCAGCGGGATGTAAGGATTTGATATTACTGAAATGTACGAGTACGTATCCTGCTACACCTGAAAATACGAATATCTCTACAATCCCACATATGCGAGAGTTATTTGATGTACAGGTTGGCTTATCAGATCACACGATGGGGACGGGCGTTTCTGTTGCTGCAGTTGCATTAGGTGCTACCGTAATTGAAAAGCATTTTACACTAAATCGTGCTGATGGTGGCGTCGACTCTGCTTTTTCAATGGAGCCAACAGAAATGCAGTCACTAGTAGAAGAAACTAAACGGGCATGGCAGGCAATTGGTAAGGTTAAATATGGTCCTACTGAAAAGGAAAAATCATCATTAAAATTCCGTCGGTCACTTTATGTTTCAGAGGATCTTAGAGCAGGTGATTTTTTTACAAACGATAATGTGAAAATTGTTCGACCGGGCTACGGATTAGAGCCTAAGTATATTGAAAGTGTTCTAGGTAAGAAAGCAAAAACGGATATTGTAAGAGGTACACCACTTAATTGGAAACTGCTAATATAA
- a CDS encoding DUF2920 family protein: MAITESINIPAHHNIYNGQNERNLRIDFAIPEKGTNAETGIFVFVPGFGGHIDSNVYKKMREQFADLYNMVTVQCEYFGSQFMQSTEEFTLKDGYSSLANIFLEEEIKQIKNNFADFIPLLSNKTVNFPVLAKLGESTEEFVDMGYMQAIDVITSIEAIQIILKENVLAYDENRVIGFGQSQGAYLLHLCNRLVPHLFSQIIDNAAWVSPVYLYSNRWLYKQLNNATLCIEFDYIAKNIIEDKKALSLHELYKRFKNGAYIYSCIGTTDNLVNVQDKRSSLSKLNYVKFEVIDSKKVDGIIFKSTNHGLDADFIQLVDYVFSQKSTHLNKNKKRIQYDVVSSKTKIHVDYSYGLPLFQFVD, encoded by the coding sequence ATGGCTATAACTGAAAGTATCAATATTCCAGCACACCATAATATATACAATGGACAAAATGAAAGGAATTTACGAATTGATTTTGCAATTCCTGAAAAAGGAACTAATGCAGAGACAGGTATTTTTGTTTTTGTACCGGGCTTTGGAGGTCATATTGATTCGAATGTATATAAAAAAATGCGTGAACAGTTTGCTGATTTATATAATATGGTTACTGTTCAGTGCGAGTATTTTGGTAGCCAATTTATGCAGAGTACGGAAGAGTTTACGTTGAAAGATGGATATTCATCACTAGCAAATATATTTTTAGAGGAAGAAATTAAACAAATTAAAAATAATTTTGCTGATTTTATACCGTTATTATCAAATAAAACCGTGAATTTCCCTGTGCTTGCGAAGTTAGGTGAAAGTACGGAAGAGTTTGTAGATATGGGTTATATGCAGGCAATAGATGTTATCACATCTATTGAAGCAATCCAAATTATTCTAAAGGAAAATGTATTAGCATACGATGAAAATCGAGTAATAGGGTTTGGTCAATCCCAAGGAGCCTATTTATTGCATCTTTGTAATCGATTAGTCCCGCATTTGTTTTCTCAAATTATTGATAATGCTGCGTGGGTATCACCTGTTTATTTATACTCTAATCGTTGGCTTTATAAACAACTAAATAATGCAACATTATGTATTGAATTCGACTACATAGCAAAAAATATTATAGAGGATAAAAAGGCGTTATCTTTACATGAGTTATACAAGCGTTTTAAAAATGGCGCTTATATTTATTCTTGTATTGGTACGACTGATAATTTAGTAAATGTACAAGATAAACGAAGTAGCTTAAGTAAATTGAACTATGTTAAATTTGAAGTGATTGACAGCAAAAAAGTAGACGGCATTATTTTTAAATCAACGAATCATGGTTTAGATGCAGATTTTATACAACTGGTTGATTATGTATTTAGTCAAAAATCTACTCATCTTAATAAAAATAAAAAACGTATACAATATGATGTTGTTAGTTCGAAAACGAAAATACATGTAGATTATAGTTATGGTTTACCTTTATTTCAGTTTGTTGATTGA
- a CDS encoding phospho-sugar mutase, translated as MNEQFKQWLEKSNYREELQAIENSESEITDRFYQTVPFGTGGMRGKLGVGSNRMNTHTIRLVAEGLARQIEVQGEVAKIRGVVIAYDTRHFSQEFAYETAGVLAAHGIQSYVFTESRPTPELSFAVRYLAAFAGVVITASHNPKQYNGFKVYGEDGAQLTPLFADEIVNHMTAVEDLFGIAALSKEELLASGHCVEILDKIDDVYAQALMKLQLRPSVKKDVSIVYTPLHGAGLVPTKRGLEQFGFSNVHIVAEQAKQDGEFPTVTYPNPEESATFAMAIELGQQVEAELLLGTDPDADRLGVAVRNGEEYKLLTGNQLGALLLHYILSTHKEHGTLPNNAAMLKTIVTSELGAAIAHSFGVTTINTLTGFKFIAEQIAEFEATGSHTFMFGYEESYGYLAGDFVRDKDAVQIALLTAEMAAYYKEQGKTLLDALDNLYKQYGHYQESLLSLTFEGIEGQQKIASIMKSFRDNPPKQFNNVEVVRVEDYQTSLANGVEQLTLPKADVLKFILADGTWICVRPSGTEPKCKFYIGVCTDSIVASEKRCDQLVRNLKELDIV; from the coding sequence ATGAACGAACAATTCAAACAGTGGTTAGAAAAATCCAATTACCGAGAGGAATTACAAGCAATTGAAAATAGCGAATCCGAAATCACCGATCGTTTCTATCAAACAGTTCCATTCGGTACAGGCGGTATGCGCGGTAAGCTTGGTGTAGGTTCGAATCGCATGAATACCCATACGATTCGTCTTGTGGCAGAAGGGCTTGCGCGACAAATTGAAGTGCAAGGCGAAGTAGCGAAAATACGCGGAGTCGTCATTGCGTACGACACGCGCCATTTCTCTCAAGAATTTGCATATGAGACTGCAGGCGTGCTAGCGGCACATGGCATTCAAAGCTATGTGTTTACGGAAAGCCGCCCAACGCCCGAGTTAAGCTTTGCAGTTCGATATTTAGCGGCATTTGCGGGTGTGGTCATTACGGCGAGCCATAATCCGAAGCAGTACAACGGTTTTAAAGTGTACGGTGAGGACGGAGCGCAGCTAACACCACTGTTTGCGGATGAAATTGTGAACCATATGACTGCGGTGGAAGATTTATTTGGGATTGCAGCGTTATCAAAAGAAGAACTACTTGCTTCAGGGCACTGCGTTGAGATTTTAGACAAGATTGATGATGTTTATGCGCAAGCGTTAATGAAACTACAACTTCGCCCATCTGTAAAAAAAGATGTTTCGATTGTCTACACGCCACTACACGGTGCGGGCTTAGTACCAACAAAGCGAGGACTTGAGCAATTCGGATTTTCGAATGTTCATATTGTGGCGGAGCAAGCGAAGCAGGACGGTGAATTCCCAACAGTTACTTATCCGAATCCAGAAGAATCTGCAACATTTGCCATGGCGATTGAACTTGGTCAGCAAGTCGAAGCAGAACTCCTTCTTGGGACTGATCCAGATGCGGATCGTCTTGGTGTAGCGGTTCGAAATGGTGAGGAATATAAACTATTAACAGGTAACCAGCTTGGGGCACTGTTGCTTCATTACATTTTATCTACGCACAAAGAACACGGTACTTTACCAAACAATGCGGCGATGTTAAAAACGATTGTGACGTCTGAGTTAGGTGCAGCGATTGCGCATTCATTTGGCGTAACTACAATCAATACGTTAACAGGTTTCAAATTTATCGCAGAACAAATCGCGGAGTTTGAAGCAACCGGTAGCCATACCTTTATGTTCGGCTACGAGGAAAGCTACGGTTATTTAGCTGGGGACTTTGTGCGCGACAAAGATGCAGTGCAAATCGCGCTACTTACAGCGGAAATGGCTGCGTATTATAAGGAGCAAGGCAAAACGTTACTAGATGCGTTAGACAACTTATACAAACAATACGGTCATTATCAAGAGTCCTTATTATCGTTAACGTTCGAAGGCATCGAAGGACAGCAAAAAATTGCATCGATTATGAAAAGTTTCCGAGATAATCCACCGAAGCAGTTTAACAATGTAGAAGTCGTGCGAGTTGAAGATTATCAAACAAGTCTTGCTAACGGTGTGGAGCAGCTCACATTACCGAAAGCCGATGTATTAAAATTTATTTTGGCAGACGGCACGTGGATTTGTGTGCGTCCATCTGGAACAGAACCGAAGTGCAAATTTTATATTGGGGTTTGTACAGATTCTATTGTGGCATCGGAAAAAAGATGTGATCAACTTGTTAGGAATTTAAAGGAATTGGATATAGTCTAA
- a CDS encoding flagellar protein FlaG, producing the protein MRITSQNTEATMKMSSLPLKNNSTVTQMEDSKVSTLVKKDEVKLENSPEQSKTNSVSRSDQVTKDKLEEAVASINEFIHTEKKNSKFVLHEGLDKYYVRLVDADTDELIKEIPPERLLDAFYEMQKLAGMIVDEKI; encoded by the coding sequence ATGCGTATTACTTCGCAAAATACAGAAGCTACGATGAAAATGAGTTCGTTACCTCTGAAAAATAATTCGACGGTAACGCAAATGGAAGATTCAAAAGTTTCGACTCTAGTAAAAAAAGATGAAGTGAAATTAGAGAACTCACCAGAACAGTCTAAAACAAATTCTGTATCTCGTAGTGATCAAGTAACAAAGGACAAGCTAGAAGAAGCAGTTGCTTCAATTAATGAATTTATCCATACGGAGAAAAAGAATTCTAAGTTTGTATTACATGAAGGACTAGATAAATATTATGTACGTTTAGTCGATGCAGATACAGATGAGCTGATTAAAGAAATTCCACCAGAGCGATTACTCGATGCATTTTATGAAATGCAAAAGCTTGCTGGAATGATTGTAGACGAAAAAATTTAA
- the fliD gene encoding flagellar filament capping protein FliD has protein sequence MVNRIGGLASGMDIDSMVAKLMAAEKTPLNKLYQKKQTAEWQRDAYRSVNTKMKTFSDHTFDNLLLASNFRKKTPSITGTNSSKVTVNAGAGATGNLDIQAVKKLATNAKTGVATVSNTTHRLAKGADTLDKFGASASGSFKLSVTNASGTVEEKTISFDASDTIDTFIGNLKAAGLSKSAYDEKTGKFTIAGADYTIADADSAGELAKIGFLPSSKSLADTTTKDTKLSALGISAGDFKLDVGGTEKTFAIDAEDTIETFLTKLNAADSGVKATFDEKTKQFSIASTTVGQTVTAADDSTFVAFQKLGISSTAPVSSTQFVAAGAGAAPTGSTLLGELGLENGSVTFNVIQANGETKETKIAYSNTDTIDSLMKQLNTSGVGITALFSNGKLTIGANNSGAVKDSSTSGIQVINDGSANEFLNALGLKAAGDTATGAAKGVANTAFDLASTQGQDAEYTINGIEMKSNSNLINVSGYEITLNGEFSDSSVSVSSTNDISHMVDKIKEFVTKYNEFIGGINEQLKETKYRSYAPLTDEQRKEMSEHEQKLWDEKAKSGLLRSDSMLRQGLSDMRSALGGRVNGLGDNILDTMAEMGITTSSSYNDGGKLIIDETKLRKSLSDDPDRVINTLTQSGEKKADGTDTRGVIYRLRDTMSDLTKKIDAKAGRTTMTDSQYSIGKNLVDMDKRIDTWKLKLENIESRYWKQFTAMEKAISKANEQSSFFTTA, from the coding sequence ATGGTAAATCGTATTGGTGGTTTGGCATCAGGGATGGATATTGATAGTATGGTCGCAAAATTAATGGCAGCCGAAAAAACACCGTTAAATAAGTTATATCAAAAAAAGCAAACTGCAGAATGGCAACGGGATGCGTATCGTTCGGTTAACACGAAGATGAAAACATTTAGTGATCATACTTTTGATAATCTGTTATTAGCAAGTAATTTCAGAAAAAAGACTCCGAGTATTACTGGGACAAATAGTAGTAAAGTGACTGTGAATGCAGGTGCTGGAGCAACGGGGAATTTAGATATTCAAGCAGTAAAAAAATTGGCAACAAATGCAAAAACAGGAGTTGCTACAGTTAGTAATACAACTCACCGCTTGGCAAAAGGGGCAGATACTTTAGATAAATTTGGTGCTTCTGCTAGCGGCTCTTTTAAGTTAAGTGTAACTAATGCATCGGGAACTGTTGAGGAGAAAACTATTTCATTTGATGCATCAGATACAATTGACACTTTTATCGGTAATTTAAAAGCTGCAGGACTATCAAAATCAGCTTACGATGAGAAAACAGGGAAATTTACAATTGCTGGGGCTGATTATACAATCGCTGATGCGGATAGCGCTGGTGAGTTGGCGAAAATCGGTTTCTTACCTTCATCAAAAAGTCTTGCAGACACAACAACAAAGGACACTAAGTTAAGCGCTCTTGGCATTAGTGCCGGCGACTTTAAATTAGATGTAGGGGGTACAGAGAAAACTTTTGCAATTGATGCTGAAGATACAATTGAAACGTTTTTAACAAAACTAAATGCCGCGGATAGTGGTGTCAAAGCAACTTTTGATGAAAAGACAAAGCAATTTTCGATTGCCTCCACAACCGTTGGACAGACGGTAACAGCTGCTGATGACAGTACGTTTGTAGCTTTCCAAAAACTGGGTATAAGTTCAACGGCACCAGTCAGCTCTACTCAGTTCGTAGCAGCAGGAGCAGGAGCAGCTCCAACTGGCAGTACACTATTAGGAGAACTAGGTCTTGAAAATGGTTCAGTGACATTTAATGTCATACAAGCAAATGGTGAAACAAAAGAAACGAAAATTGCTTACAGTAATACGGATACGATTGACTCTTTGATGAAGCAATTAAATACTTCAGGTGTTGGTATTACAGCCCTATTCTCCAATGGAAAACTAACGATTGGTGCAAATAATTCTGGAGCAGTTAAAGATAGTAGTACAAGTGGAATTCAAGTAATCAATGATGGTAGTGCCAATGAGTTTCTTAATGCGTTAGGATTAAAGGCAGCGGGTGATACCGCGACAGGAGCTGCTAAAGGCGTTGCTAATACGGCATTCGACTTAGCATCTACGCAAGGTCAAGATGCTGAATATACGATCAATGGAATAGAGATGAAAAGTAATTCTAATTTAATAAATGTCTCAGGATATGAGATTACTTTAAATGGTGAATTTTCCGATAGTTCAGTGTCTGTATCTTCAACAAACGATATTAGTCATATGGTCGATAAAATTAAAGAATTTGTTACGAAGTACAATGAATTCATTGGTGGCATTAACGAACAGTTAAAGGAAACAAAATATCGTTCTTACGCGCCTTTAACAGACGAACAGCGCAAAGAAATGTCTGAACATGAACAAAAACTGTGGGATGAAAAAGCAAAGAGCGGGCTTTTACGAAGCGATTCCATGTTACGACAAGGCTTAAGTGACATGCGTAGTGCACTTGGTGGTCGTGTTAATGGTTTAGGTGATAATATTCTTGATACAATGGCAGAAATGGGAATTACAACGTCTAGTTCTTATAATGACGGTGGTAAATTAATCATTGATGAAACGAAACTTCGTAAATCATTAAGTGATGATCCAGATCGAGTGATCAATACGCTAACTCAATCAGGGGAAAAGAAAGCTGATGGCACGGATACACGTGGTGTAATATATAGATTACGAGATACAATGTCGGACCTTACAAAAAAAATAGATGCAAAAGCTGGCCGTACAACAATGACGGATAGCCAATACTCAATCGGAAAAAATTTGGTTGATATGGACAAACGTATTGACACTTGGAAACTAAAGCTAGAAAACATTGAATCTCGTTACTGGAAACAGTTTACTGCTATGGAAAAAGCGATTAGTAAAGCAAATGAACAATCTAGTTTCTTCACAACGGCATAA